From the genome of Streptomyces sp. NBC_01341, one region includes:
- a CDS encoding ATP-binding cassette domain-containing protein, producing the protein MTVTDTPAADAGAPPPPPPATITFEGKHGRNPLAEAGFGAMCGRLPAVLAHTARSAWAVDRTGAALLLVCQVLTGAAAAVVLACTARAMTHLLGPGPVSERLHASLPVLLVVAAAAGTGRACGALASYADARITPLLTTEADIALVSAVCRVESSAYGEDGFADRQEAAEVGVTRTRMMVQDAQRFMAAVVRMIAATGVITVLHWMMLPLLLLAVLPAGVGAVLSARVDYETHYTNVGDRNVRSMMRWWATYSRYGDEVRANGMTGYLVHWYRALSERIDRRTLTAAPRMLRIVLTTSATGGVFLLCAWAVLAWLAVTGRVALPVAATAVVAVQTALAALSQFVIHGAAMFHTSLYLADMRAFLDLAAERAPERGAATIPDRVDEIRLDEVVYRYPGKSEPAVAGVSLTLRRGEIVAVVGENGSGKSTLAKLVTGILLADKGRVMWDGTDLAEADPDSVWTRTALVPQNFACWPLRARENITLGRPRTYDDGPVWDAVDAVGMREAVEKLPQRLDTLLAKELWGGAELSGGQWQRLVCGRALYRQTPLIILDEPTSQMDARGEHQIFLEIKRIASERMTVVVTHQLENTRLADRVVVMSEGRVTEQGTYDELVHAGGLFAELVALAKDR; encoded by the coding sequence GTGACTGTGACCGACACTCCGGCCGCGGACGCGGGGGCTCCTCCCCCGCCGCCTCCCGCCACCATCACCTTCGAGGGCAAGCACGGACGGAATCCGCTGGCGGAAGCGGGTTTCGGCGCGATGTGCGGACGGCTTCCCGCCGTCCTCGCGCACACTGCGCGAAGCGCGTGGGCGGTCGACAGGACCGGCGCCGCGCTGCTTCTCGTCTGCCAGGTACTGACGGGCGCGGCGGCCGCCGTCGTCCTCGCGTGCACCGCGCGGGCCATGACGCACCTCCTCGGGCCGGGTCCGGTGTCCGAACGCCTGCATGCCTCGTTGCCCGTCCTGCTCGTCGTGGCGGCGGCTGCCGGCACCGGACGCGCCTGCGGCGCCCTCGCCTCGTACGCGGATGCCCGGATCACGCCGCTGCTGACGACCGAGGCGGATATCGCACTGGTCTCGGCGGTGTGCCGGGTGGAGTCCTCCGCGTACGGCGAGGACGGGTTCGCGGACCGTCAGGAGGCCGCCGAGGTCGGCGTCACCAGGACCCGCATGATGGTGCAGGACGCCCAGCGGTTCATGGCGGCCGTCGTCCGCATGATCGCGGCGACCGGTGTCATCACGGTCCTGCACTGGATGATGCTCCCGCTGCTCCTGCTCGCGGTGCTCCCGGCCGGCGTCGGAGCCGTGCTGTCCGCGCGGGTCGACTACGAAACCCATTACACCAACGTCGGCGACCGCAACGTGCGTTCCATGATGCGCTGGTGGGCCACCTACTCACGATACGGCGACGAGGTCCGGGCCAACGGCATGACCGGCTACCTGGTCCACTGGTACCGCGCCCTGTCCGAGCGGATCGACCGCCGCACACTCACCGCGGCCCCGCGCATGCTGCGGATCGTCCTGACGACCAGCGCGACGGGGGGTGTGTTCCTGCTCTGCGCCTGGGCCGTCCTCGCCTGGCTGGCCGTCACGGGGCGGGTGGCCCTGCCGGTCGCCGCGACCGCGGTCGTCGCCGTGCAGACCGCGCTCGCCGCGCTGTCGCAGTTCGTGATCCACGGCGCCGCGATGTTCCACACCTCGTTGTACCTCGCGGACATGCGCGCCTTCCTCGACCTGGCCGCCGAGCGCGCCCCCGAGCGGGGCGCCGCGACCATCCCCGACCGGGTGGACGAGATCCGGCTCGACGAGGTCGTCTACCGCTATCCCGGGAAGAGTGAACCCGCCGTCGCCGGCGTCTCGCTCACGCTGCGCCGCGGGGAGATCGTGGCCGTCGTCGGCGAGAACGGGTCGGGCAAGTCGACACTGGCGAAACTCGTCACCGGCATTCTCCTCGCCGACAAGGGGCGGGTCATGTGGGACGGCACCGATCTCGCCGAGGCCGACCCCGACTCGGTCTGGACACGCACCGCCCTCGTCCCCCAGAACTTCGCCTGCTGGCCGCTGCGCGCCCGCGAGAACATCACGCTCGGCCGGCCCAGGACGTACGACGACGGCCCCGTGTGGGATGCCGTCGACGCCGTGGGCATGCGTGAGGCGGTGGAGAAGCTGCCGCAGCGGCTCGACACCCTGCTGGCCAAGGAACTGTGGGGAGGGGCTGAGCTGTCCGGGGGCCAGTGGCAGCGTCTGGTGTGCGGCCGGGCGCTCTACCGGCAGACCCCGCTGATCATCCTCGACGAGCCCACCTCGCAGATGGACGCGCGCGGGGAGCACCAGATCTTCCTGGAGATCAAGCGCATCGCCTCCGAACGCATGACTGTCGTCGTCACCCACCAGCTCGAGAACACCCGCTTGGCCGACCGCGTCGTCGTCATGAGCGAGGGACGCGTGACCGAGCAGGGGACGTACGACGAACTCGTCCACGCGGGGGGCCTGTTCGCCGAACTCGTCGCGCTGGCGAAGGACCGGTAA
- a CDS encoding GNAT family N-acetyltransferase → MNRPSAAPAVQRVGERHRYEIHVDGVRAGLTAYRDRDGQRVFFHTEIDDAFAGQGLASVLVREALNDVRTSGRRIVPVCPYVAKFLKKHGEFADITDPVTPEVLQWLETALAR, encoded by the coding sequence ATGAACCGGCCCTCCGCCGCTCCGGCCGTCCAGCGCGTCGGCGAACGGCACCGCTACGAGATACACGTCGACGGCGTCCGTGCCGGTCTCACCGCCTACCGCGACCGTGACGGACAGCGCGTCTTCTTCCACACCGAGATCGACGACGCCTTTGCCGGTCAGGGACTGGCCTCCGTCCTCGTGCGGGAGGCACTGAACGACGTACGGACCTCGGGCAGGCGCATCGTGCCGGTCTGCCCCTACGTGGCGAAGTTCCTCAAGAAGCATGGGGAGTTCGCCGACATCACCGACCCCGTCACGCCCGAGGTCCTGCAGTGGCTGGAGACCGCACTGGCACGCTGA